Proteins from one Portunus trituberculatus isolate SZX2019 chromosome 38, ASM1759143v1, whole genome shotgun sequence genomic window:
- the LOC123514768 gene encoding Bardet-Biedl syndrome 4 protein-like isoform X7, translated as MCEYANYVQGLILRQEGKIQESFELFQLCNILNPSSVENIKQMARALFLLGKHRLAVEAYLQAEMKLDKPDWELHHNLGVCYMHLKDHEGAREQLLYALEQNKHQQTFASLAKIYLLENDIPSAINTYRAAIEYFPENAELHTTLGLLYMQIGKYQPAFEHLGTTLTFDPTNTRAILAAGSMMQSHQDFDVALTKYRVAAQSIPESPPLWNNIAMCFFGKKKYVAAISCLKRANYLAPFDWKILYNLGLVHLTMQQYTSAFHFLSAAVNLRPTKGHIFMLLAIALTYLDDEENARQAYEQAVTLEARDPSVCLNYAIFLKNHDDKEGALRMINEFEVRMVKFRQSTGADLDTEVIENGAKLAMLLGVDGSAFHKKSSHTRLRADDEANQEPAKPVNEPPSNSPPPNEDEEISANNNLPGAGIILPLDHSIDPAETENLDKMESELAVTTHMHFKDEEPVMPSGDSLEKDLNN; from the exons ATGTGTGAATATGCCAATTATGTCCAG GGTCTGATACTGAGGCAAGAAGGGAAGATTCAAGAGTCATTTGAGTTGTTCCAGCTGTGTAACATCCTCAACCCCAGCAGTGTGGAGAACATCAAGCAGATGGCCAGAGCATT GTTCCTCTTGGGGAAGCACCGGCTTGCCGTGGAGGCGTACCTGCAGGCAGAGATGAAGCTGGACAAGCCTGACTGGGAGCTGCACCACAACTTGG gtgTTTGCTACATGCATCTGAAGGATCATGAAGGTGCCCGGGAGCAGCTGCTGTATGCCTTGGAGCAGAACAAGCACCAACAAACCTTTGCCTCACTCGCCAAGATTTACCTCCTGGAGAATGACATCCCTTCTGCCATCAACACTTACCGAGCTGCCATTGA GTATTTCCCAGAAAATGCTGAGCTGCACACCACACTGGGACTGTTGTACATGCAGATTGGGAAGTATCAGCCAGCCTTTGAACACTTGGGCACCACCCTCACCTTTGATCCCACCAACACCAGAGCCATCCTTGCTGCCGGATCCATGATGCAA AGCCACCAAGATTTTGATGTTGCTCTTACCAAGTATAGAGTGGCAGCACAGTCCATCCCTGAGTCTCCCCCACTCTGGAACAACATTGCCATGTGCTTCTTTGGCAAGAAGAAATATGTAGCT gcAATTAGCTGCTTGAAGAGAGCCAATTACCTGGCACCATTTGACTGGAAAATCTTGTACAACCTTGGTCTGGTTCACCTCACCATGCAACAATACACATCAgccttccacttcctctcagCTGCTGTCAACCTGCGGCCCACCAAAGGCCACATCTTCATGCTCCTTGCAA TTGCTCTGACCTACCTGGATGATGAGGAAAATGCACGGCAGGCTTATGAACAAGCCGTGACTCTGGAGGCTCGGGATCCAAGCGTCTGCCTCAATTATGCCATCTTTCTTAAAAACCACGATGACAAG GAAGGAGCTTTGAGAATGATCAATGAATTTGAAGTGAGAATGGTGAAATTTAGACAGTCAACTGGAGCAGATCTGGACACTGAG GTCATTGAAAATGGAGCAAAACTGGCAATGCTTCTTGGTGTAGATGGATCCGCCTTCCacaagaagtcaagtcatacaAGACTACGTGCCGATGATGAAGCCAACCAGGAACCAGCAAAG CCAGTAAATGAGCCCCCTTCTAACTCACCACCACCTAATGAGGATGAAGAGATTTCAGCAAACAACAACCTACCTGGAGCAGGCATCATCCTGCCACTGGACCACAGCATTGATCCAGCAGAGACAGAGAACCTTGACAAGATGGAGAGCGAACTGGCAGTCACGACACACATGCACTTCAAGGATGAAGAGCCGGTGATGCCCAGTGGGGACTCCCTTGAGAAAGATCTAAATAATTAA